One genomic region from Haloterrigena gelatinilytica encodes:
- a CDS encoding calcium-binding protein → MAKGVLAAGALTLGATAFGTATGSAQREQTAVFSNKYYPEASFDVVSPLQTSATVEILQADGEPVPEISQPDEWTGYIIRYDIGDVREAGITTFLFTRGQRLSAGSRGTIGEDASVLSSQLNLLSTSVTEETETGPQPLEEDEIDAFEEAIRDDDDDPENGGE, encoded by the coding sequence ATGGCGAAAGGGGTCCTCGCGGCAGGGGCGCTGACGCTCGGAGCGACGGCGTTCGGGACAGCCACGGGGAGCGCACAGCGAGAGCAAACGGCGGTCTTCTCGAATAAGTACTATCCCGAAGCGAGCTTCGACGTCGTTTCGCCGCTCCAGACGAGTGCGACGGTCGAGATACTACAAGCGGACGGGGAGCCCGTGCCCGAGATCTCCCAACCTGACGAGTGGACCGGATACATCATTCGCTACGACATCGGCGACGTTCGGGAGGCGGGCATCACGACGTTTCTATTCACGCGCGGACAACGACTGAGCGCCGGTAGCAGGGGTACGATCGGTGAAGACGCGTCAGTGCTGAGTTCCCAGTTGAACCTGCTCAGTACGTCGGTTACCGAAGAGACGGAGACCGGACCGCAACCGCTCGAGGAGGACGAGATCGACGCCTTCGAGGAAGCGATCAGGGACGATGACGACGACCCCGAGAACGGAGGTGAGTAA
- the hisI gene encoding phosphoribosyl-AMP cyclohydrolase: MDDDVSVDFGEDGLVPAVAQDAESGEVLMLAYVSPEALERTRETGRAHYYSRSRDELWEKGATSGHVQEIEEVRVDCDADTLLYLVEQEGGACHTGHRSCFYRTIEGENVGEAVYDPDDVYGDE, from the coding sequence ATGGACGACGACGTTTCGGTCGACTTCGGCGAGGACGGACTCGTCCCCGCCGTGGCACAGGACGCGGAGTCCGGCGAGGTGCTCATGCTCGCCTACGTCTCCCCCGAAGCCCTCGAGCGCACGCGCGAGACGGGACGGGCCCACTACTACTCGCGCAGCCGCGACGAACTCTGGGAGAAGGGCGCGACGAGCGGCCACGTCCAGGAGATCGAGGAGGTGCGCGTCGACTGCGACGCCGACACCCTGCTCTACCTGGTCGAGCAGGAGGGCGGGGCCTGCCACACCGGTCACCGGTCGTGTTTCTACCGGACGATCGAGGGCGAAAACGTCGGCGAAGCGGTCTACGACCCCGACGACGTCTACGGCGACGAGTAA
- a CDS encoding DUF7577 domain-containing protein, which yields MSSQRQLEKPVTCRVCGTENDHCYTYCRNCLQTLPARADAKP from the coding sequence ATGAGTTCACAGAGACAGCTCGAGAAACCGGTCACCTGTCGCGTCTGCGGAACGGAAAACGATCACTGCTACACGTACTGTCGGAACTGTCTCCAGACGCTTCCCGCGAGAGCGGACGCGAAGCCCTGA
- a CDS encoding HPP family protein, translating into MDDRLGTTLHTGLLLSTTAVLAWLSGFPMLFPSLGPSAFVLALFQDSDATSPRRVIGGHAIGVVAGLAVYHLLASGIAMTAVTEPGSLDGLRLGASGVVATMLTAGGMLWTETRHPPACATTLIVSLGLLSTPLEGAFIVATVVVLVVAHELLLATERVGARYGNRLRS; encoded by the coding sequence ATGGACGACCGGCTGGGGACGACGCTTCACACTGGACTCCTGCTCTCGACGACCGCGGTGCTGGCGTGGCTCTCCGGCTTCCCGATGTTGTTCCCGAGTCTGGGTCCGTCCGCGTTCGTGCTGGCACTGTTCCAGGACAGCGATGCGACGTCCCCCCGGCGGGTGATCGGCGGCCACGCGATCGGCGTCGTCGCCGGCCTCGCGGTCTACCACTTGCTCGCGAGCGGGATCGCCATGACGGCCGTTACCGAGCCCGGCTCCCTCGATGGGCTCAGACTCGGCGCGAGCGGCGTCGTCGCGACGATGCTGACCGCCGGCGGCATGCTCTGGACCGAGACCCGCCACCCGCCGGCCTGCGCGACGACGCTGATCGTCTCGCTCGGCCTGCTCTCGACTCCCCTCGAGGGGGCGTTTATCGTCGCCACCGTCGTCGTGCTCGTCGTCGCCCACGAACTCCTGCTGGCGACCGAGCGGGTCGGCGCGCGGTACGGGAACCGGCTCCGATCGTAG
- a CDS encoding site-2 protease family protein yields the protein MDALTTLLLVGLVAAGATAVAMALESRGRLPAWVGVWGPVVTLETENGLGALDRLARPRYRRVWRRWTGAGVALAVLLLVVMTAVVLFAAYVALTREAASQVNQPRNVLAIPGVNDFLPLAATPAILVGLAVAVVVHEFSHGLLARVEDVAVESAGLIFVTLVPFGAFVGIDEADASTAERNRIYAAGIANNLAVALVAFLALFLLVSTSIAAVSGAAVGGVYPGTPADQAGLERGDVVTAVDGRPIDDADDLRTALDATDGSVELTVAGGRDDAETVTLERSVVVTSALEGTETGANGVVNESTDDEPNALEPGDTITAVDGTPVHTEREFRAALENRTVATLEAEDGSTTVVAGAAVAAVDADGPLSAAGVPDPDGDPRSLVVTRLDGERIVDSDDLRETLADAAPGETVSLEAVVDGERREYAVTLGDRNGEAVLGITTVPGTGGTTVTDLGVDPHPSAQHLGVLRGQPVADGLGSSPVERGFATFALPFAGLIDGFSTANFGGFVGSVANAYAVTGPLSVLGGGVFAAANVLFWTWWLNLLVGVFNCIPCYPLDGGKLLRTTAEAAGSRAGLERPDRSATAAMVGASAVVVVAILLVLSSPFLG from the coding sequence GTGGACGCGCTGACGACGCTGCTCCTGGTCGGTCTCGTCGCCGCGGGCGCCACCGCCGTCGCGATGGCGCTCGAGTCCCGCGGACGCCTCCCCGCGTGGGTCGGCGTCTGGGGACCGGTCGTCACCCTCGAGACGGAAAACGGGCTCGGCGCGCTCGACCGGCTGGCCCGCCCGCGCTACCGGCGCGTCTGGCGGCGGTGGACCGGCGCTGGGGTCGCCCTCGCGGTGCTGTTGCTCGTCGTCATGACCGCCGTGGTCCTGTTCGCCGCCTACGTCGCGCTGACGCGGGAGGCCGCCAGTCAGGTGAACCAGCCGCGAAACGTGCTGGCGATTCCGGGGGTCAACGACTTCCTGCCGCTGGCGGCGACGCCGGCGATCCTCGTCGGCCTCGCCGTGGCCGTCGTCGTCCACGAGTTCAGCCACGGCCTGCTCGCTCGCGTCGAGGACGTCGCCGTCGAGTCGGCCGGCCTGATCTTCGTCACCCTCGTCCCGTTCGGCGCCTTCGTCGGCATCGACGAGGCCGACGCCTCGACGGCCGAACGCAACCGAATCTACGCCGCGGGGATCGCGAACAACCTCGCGGTGGCGCTGGTCGCGTTCCTCGCCCTGTTCCTGCTCGTCTCCACCTCCATCGCCGCCGTCTCCGGCGCCGCCGTCGGCGGCGTCTACCCCGGAACGCCGGCCGATCAGGCCGGCCTCGAGCGCGGCGACGTCGTCACCGCCGTTGACGGCCGGCCGATCGACGACGCCGACGACCTGCGGACGGCCCTCGACGCGACCGACGGGAGCGTCGAACTGACGGTCGCGGGCGGCCGCGACGACGCCGAGACCGTCACGCTCGAGCGATCGGTCGTCGTCACCAGCGCGCTCGAGGGAACGGAAACGGGGGCGAATGGGGTGGTAAACGAGAGTACCGACGACGAACCGAACGCACTCGAGCCGGGTGACACGATCACAGCGGTCGACGGCACCCCAGTCCACACCGAACGCGAGTTCCGCGCGGCCCTCGAGAACCGCACGGTCGCGACGCTCGAGGCGGAGGACGGTTCCACGACGGTCGTCGCCGGCGCGGCCGTCGCTGCGGTCGACGCCGACGGCCCGCTTTCGGCCGCCGGCGTCCCCGATCCGGACGGCGACCCGCGTTCGCTCGTCGTCACGCGCCTCGACGGCGAGCGAATCGTCGATAGCGACGACCTCCGCGAGACGCTCGCGGACGCCGCCCCCGGTGAGACCGTCTCGCTCGAGGCCGTCGTCGACGGCGAGCGCCGGGAGTACGCAGTGACGCTGGGCGACCGGAACGGCGAGGCGGTCCTCGGCATCACGACGGTGCCGGGAACCGGCGGGACGACGGTGACCGACCTCGGCGTCGATCCGCATCCGAGCGCACAACACCTCGGCGTCCTCCGGGGCCAGCCGGTCGCGGACGGGCTCGGATCGTCGCCCGTAGAGCGCGGGTTCGCGACGTTCGCCCTCCCCTTCGCCGGGCTGATCGACGGCTTCTCGACGGCGAACTTCGGCGGCTTCGTCGGGTCGGTCGCGAACGCCTACGCCGTGACGGGGCCGCTCTCGGTTCTCGGCGGTGGCGTCTTCGCCGCGGCGAACGTTCTCTTCTGGACCTGGTGGCTCAACCTGCTGGTCGGCGTGTTCAACTGCATCCCCTGCTATCCGCTCGACGGCGGCAAACTCCTCCGGACGACCGCTGAGGCCGCCGGCTCGAGGGCGGGACTCGAGCGGCCCGATAGGTCGGCGACCGCGGCGATGGTCGGCGCTAGCGCGGTCGTCGTGGTCGCGATCCTGCTGGTGCTCTCGAGTCCGTTCCTCGGCTGA
- a CDS encoding CARDB domain-containing protein codes for MNRRKFIAATSVGVGMAGCLTGNGTDDGDDGTDGDGANDANIDVNDNEEGSRSSDPGTDGNGSQNDSNESSADSEPDESDDSTGDDADETDGDENEADDPSGRTTSFESCERATVSGSFADGDVAFASTGFYDDDGLFGNTVIEDGVVFGDDVDAPFSGTVAFEIGGGAGVSEGSDEIVVTVPDYGGVGTVITSLTTEQADYAAGAPTTSNPHAEDCLSELEAEAGGGGDNDSDENDTDGDDSGSADDDSGSDGDDSGSADDDNGSDGNDSGSADDAAASFAVSIRSTNSPVDAGGYLEGTVEVRNTGGAAGSATVDLVVGHDPTTVESRSVSLEAGERTTFTMSYQTPPVASDQQFPVRVETADDSDQQTVRVRGAQ; via the coding sequence ATGAATCGTCGGAAATTCATCGCGGCGACGAGTGTCGGCGTCGGAATGGCGGGCTGTCTCACCGGGAACGGGACCGATGACGGTGACGACGGAACCGACGGCGACGGCGCGAACGACGCGAACATCGACGTAAACGACAACGAGGAGGGAAGCCGCTCGAGCGATCCCGGCACCGACGGGAACGGGAGCCAGAACGACAGCAACGAGTCCTCGGCCGATTCGGAGCCCGACGAGTCCGACGACTCGACTGGGGACGACGCCGACGAAACGGACGGCGACGAGAACGAGGCCGACGATCCGTCGGGGCGAACGACGTCGTTCGAATCCTGCGAGCGAGCGACGGTGTCCGGATCGTTCGCGGACGGCGACGTCGCCTTCGCGAGCACGGGATTCTACGACGACGACGGTCTCTTCGGCAACACGGTGATCGAAGACGGCGTCGTCTTCGGCGACGACGTCGACGCGCCCTTCTCGGGCACGGTCGCGTTCGAGATCGGCGGCGGTGCGGGCGTCTCCGAGGGGAGCGACGAGATCGTCGTCACGGTTCCCGACTACGGCGGCGTCGGCACCGTGATCACGTCGTTGACGACCGAACAGGCCGATTACGCCGCGGGCGCTCCGACGACGTCGAACCCGCACGCCGAGGACTGTCTCAGCGAACTCGAGGCCGAGGCCGGCGGCGGTGGCGACAACGACAGCGATGAGAACGACACCGACGGCGACGATAGCGGGTCCGCCGACGACGATAGCGGGTCCGACGGCGACGATAGCGGGTCCGCCGACGACGATAACGGGTCCGATGGCAACGATAGCGGGTCCGCCGACGACGCCGCGGCGTCGTTCGCGGTCTCGATCCGTAGTACCAACTCCCCGGTCGACGCGGGCGGCTACCTCGAGGGGACCGTCGAGGTCCGGAACACCGGCGGCGCCGCCGGCTCTGCCACCGTCGACCTCGTGGTCGGCCACGATCCGACGACCGTCGAATCGCGGTCGGTGTCGCTCGAGGCCGGCGAACGGACGACGTTCACGATGAGCTACCAGACGCCGCCGGTCGCGTCCGACCAGCAGTTCCCCGTTCGCGTCGAGACGGCCGACGATTCGGACCAGCAGACGGTACGCGTCCGCGGCGCCCAGTAA
- the serA gene encoding phosphoglycerate dehydrogenase has protein sequence MKVLVTDPIADAGLDVLRDAGHEVETGYELEGEDLLEAVSDANGMIVRSGTEVTAEVLEAAEELAIVGRAGIGVDNIDIDAATDEGVIVANAPEGNVRAAAEHTVAMTFATARSIPQAHIRLKNGEWAKSDYLGAELDGKTLGVVGLGRVGQEVAKKLDSLGMDIVAFDPYISEERADRLGAELVDFEDCLARADFLTIHTPLTPETEGMIGEEELDLLEDGYIVNVGRGGIIQEDALAAKVEDGTLAGAALDVFAEEPLSADSPLLEHDEIIVTPHLGASTEAAQENVATSTADQINAALAGEPVANALNAPSIDESAFPRLEPYIDIAETAGKVAAQLLEGRIEDVEITYEGDIADEDVEFVTASALKGVFEPLEWQVNAVNAPQIAEDRGVDVTESKTRQAADFQSLISVTVSNDDDEVSVDGTLFAGDDPRIVRVDGYRVDAIPHGKMVVTRNTDEPGVIGLIGSVMGEHDVNIAGMFNARETIGGEALTVYNVDSEIPDGAREELEADERIIGLNYITLNGQA, from the coding sequence ATGAAAGTACTGGTCACGGATCCGATCGCCGACGCGGGTCTGGACGTACTCAGAGACGCCGGCCACGAGGTCGAGACAGGCTACGAGCTCGAGGGCGAGGATCTCCTCGAGGCGGTATCGGACGCCAACGGCATGATCGTCCGCTCCGGGACCGAGGTCACCGCCGAAGTGCTCGAGGCCGCCGAGGAGCTCGCGATCGTCGGCCGCGCCGGTATCGGCGTCGACAACATCGACATCGACGCCGCCACCGACGAGGGCGTCATCGTCGCCAACGCTCCCGAGGGCAACGTCCGCGCGGCGGCCGAACACACCGTCGCGATGACGTTCGCGACCGCGCGCTCGATCCCGCAGGCCCACATCCGCCTGAAGAACGGCGAGTGGGCGAAAAGCGACTACCTCGGCGCCGAACTCGACGGCAAGACGCTTGGCGTCGTCGGCCTCGGCCGCGTCGGCCAGGAGGTCGCCAAGAAGCTCGACTCGCTGGGCATGGACATCGTCGCCTTCGACCCCTACATCTCCGAGGAGCGCGCCGACCGACTCGGCGCCGAACTCGTCGACTTCGAGGACTGCCTCGCTCGTGCCGACTTCCTGACGATCCACACGCCGCTGACCCCCGAGACCGAGGGGATGATCGGCGAAGAGGAACTCGACCTCCTCGAGGACGGCTACATCGTCAACGTCGGCCGCGGCGGCATCATCCAGGAGGACGCCCTCGCCGCGAAGGTCGAGGACGGCACCCTCGCCGGCGCCGCGCTCGACGTCTTCGCCGAGGAGCCGCTGTCGGCGGACTCGCCGCTGCTCGAGCACGACGAGATCATCGTCACGCCCCACCTCGGCGCCTCGACGGAGGCCGCTCAGGAGAACGTCGCCACCTCGACGGCCGACCAGATCAACGCCGCGCTCGCCGGCGAACCCGTCGCGAACGCGCTGAACGCCCCCTCGATCGACGAGAGCGCGTTCCCGCGTCTGGAGCCCTACATCGACATCGCCGAGACCGCGGGCAAGGTCGCGGCCCAGCTGCTCGAGGGTCGCATCGAGGACGTCGAGATCACCTACGAGGGCGACATCGCCGACGAGGACGTCGAGTTCGTCACCGCGAGCGCCCTGAAGGGCGTCTTCGAACCGCTGGAGTGGCAGGTCAACGCCGTCAACGCGCCCCAGATCGCGGAGGATCGGGGCGTCGACGTCACCGAGTCCAAGACCCGACAGGCCGCGGACTTCCAGAGCCTGATCTCGGTGACCGTCAGCAACGACGACGACGAGGTCTCCGTCGACGGCACCCTCTTCGCCGGCGACGACCCGCGGATCGTCCGCGTCGACGGCTACCGCGTCGACGCCATCCCCCACGGGAAGATGGTCGTCACGCGCAACACCGACGAGCCCGGCGTCATCGGCCTCATCGGCTCCGTGATGGGCGAGCACGACGTCAACATCGCCGGCATGTTCAACGCCCGCGAGACCATCGGCGGCGAGGCGCTGACCGTCTACAACGTCGACAGCGAGATCCCCGACGGAGCCCGCGAGGAACTCGAGGCCGACGAGCGCATCATCGGCCTCAACTACATCACGCTGAACGGCCAGGCCTGA
- a CDS encoding DUF7118 family protein produces the protein MSERAHRGGDAAGTGSAGRSPLEALEGARRRFEEADQRIEDAGGDAVAEAAEAYRDATELLEEYVDRATGTGRENFKAYVELEGRFDSLVSELPDDLKGYEAFEEALDAIDKRRLSESDFERAHEALEPAARYAELLEEREAAREAIDEARTAAAKRRRELGNEISERERLVELGEADLEAPVAELREPIDAYNEAIETAFEEYRLEASAREVFDLLERSRWYPFVDYEQPPDDLATYVREDPAGEYTIPELLEYANYSRSKLEHYVSSADELKRRVATQQTFLDGIDADPLTIPWPPGEAGALRHRVRECRPFVERVAGEDVVAKLRSIRRLATDPEFEYDRLQTAAQAVARLSPAERERLADGRVADELESLRDERARLEAALEVEDPI, from the coding sequence ATGAGTGAACGCGCCCATCGCGGCGGCGACGCCGCCGGAACCGGGTCCGCGGGACGGTCTCCCCTCGAGGCCCTCGAGGGGGCCCGCAGGCGGTTCGAGGAGGCCGACCAGCGGATCGAGGACGCGGGCGGCGACGCCGTCGCGGAGGCCGCCGAGGCCTACCGGGACGCGACGGAGTTGCTCGAGGAGTACGTCGATCGAGCGACGGGCACCGGCCGAGAGAACTTCAAGGCCTACGTCGAACTCGAGGGGCGGTTCGACTCGCTGGTTTCGGAGCTACCCGACGATCTGAAGGGCTACGAGGCGTTCGAGGAGGCTCTCGACGCGATCGACAAGCGCCGCCTCAGCGAGTCGGACTTCGAGCGCGCCCACGAGGCCCTCGAGCCGGCGGCCCGGTACGCCGAACTGCTCGAGGAACGCGAGGCCGCCCGCGAGGCGATCGACGAGGCCCGAACCGCCGCCGCGAAGCGCCGGCGGGAACTCGGCAACGAAATCTCGGAGCGCGAACGACTGGTCGAACTCGGGGAGGCCGACCTCGAGGCGCCGGTCGCGGAACTCCGCGAGCCGATCGACGCCTACAACGAGGCGATCGAGACGGCCTTCGAGGAGTACCGCCTCGAGGCGTCGGCTCGCGAGGTGTTCGACCTGCTCGAGCGGAGTCGCTGGTACCCCTTCGTCGACTACGAGCAGCCCCCCGACGACCTCGCGACCTACGTCCGCGAGGATCCGGCCGGCGAGTACACGATTCCCGAACTCCTGGAGTACGCGAACTACTCGCGGTCGAAACTCGAGCACTACGTCTCGAGCGCGGACGAACTCAAGCGCCGGGTGGCGACCCAGCAGACGTTCCTCGACGGGATCGACGCCGACCCGCTGACGATCCCGTGGCCGCCGGGCGAGGCGGGCGCGCTCCGCCACCGGGTCCGCGAGTGCCGCCCGTTCGTCGAGCGCGTCGCCGGCGAGGACGTCGTCGCGAAACTGCGATCGATCCGGCGGCTCGCGACCGATCCCGAGTTCGAGTACGATCGGCTCCAGACCGCGGCGCAGGCGGTCGCACGGCTCTCCCCCGCCGAGCGCGAGCGGCTGGCCGACGGCCGGGTCGCCGACGAACTCGAGTCGCTGCGAGACGAGCGGGCGCGACTGGAAGCGGCCCTCGAGGTCGAGGATCCGATTTAG
- a CDS encoding MOSC domain-containing protein, with the protein MARLERLRVYPIKGLDGIELETAELLEGGTLASDREFALFDADGEVLNGKRTDRVHDLRTDFDPERTELSVEAPDGERVRFDLETETGRDRAEEWFGDFFEEDLTLERDRSLGYVDRREMGPSVISTATLETVADWFEDEGMTVEGARRRLRANVEIGGVEPFWEDRFVGEDAPAFEVDGVRFAGVTPCGRCVVPRRDPESGEPIEAFQQRFVEKREETFPDWADADAFDHYYTVMLISRVPEADRGETLRVGDPVRVVET; encoded by the coding sequence ATGGCACGACTCGAGCGGCTCAGGGTCTATCCGATCAAGGGACTCGACGGTATCGAACTCGAGACCGCCGAACTCCTCGAGGGCGGCACGCTCGCGTCCGATCGGGAGTTCGCCCTCTTCGACGCGGACGGCGAGGTGCTCAACGGGAAGCGGACGGATCGGGTCCACGACCTGCGGACCGATTTCGATCCGGAACGGACCGAACTCTCGGTCGAAGCGCCCGACGGCGAACGGGTCCGGTTCGACCTCGAGACGGAAACCGGCCGCGACCGCGCCGAAGAGTGGTTCGGCGACTTCTTCGAGGAAGACCTGACCCTCGAGCGCGACCGGTCGCTGGGCTACGTCGACCGCCGCGAGATGGGGCCGTCGGTGATCAGCACCGCCACGCTCGAGACCGTCGCCGACTGGTTCGAAGACGAGGGAATGACCGTCGAGGGGGCCCGCCGGCGCCTCCGCGCGAACGTCGAGATCGGCGGCGTCGAGCCGTTCTGGGAGGACCGCTTCGTCGGCGAGGACGCTCCGGCCTTCGAGGTCGACGGCGTCCGGTTCGCGGGCGTCACCCCCTGCGGTCGCTGCGTCGTCCCCCGACGGGATCCCGAGTCCGGCGAGCCGATCGAGGCGTTCCAGCAGCGATTCGTCGAGAAACGCGAGGAAACGTTCCCCGACTGGGCCGACGCGGACGCCTTCGACCACTACTACACGGTGATGCTCATCTCTCGAGTGCCGGAAGCCGACCGCGGCGAAACGCTTCGCGTCGGGGATCCCGTGCGCGTCGTGGAAACCTAG
- the serB gene encoding phosphoserine phosphatase SerB, whose amino-acid sequence MTVVAFDFDGTLSDSEMTVLLGDRRDVADEMAEITERSMNDEIDYAESLRKRAALLESLPEADAEAAFGQVELRAGAADLIAELNDAGITTAILTGGFERGVAAALEREDVAVDHIVSNRLPMRDGELTGAVEGPLIEGTKDDALEALADDVGADLEDTVAVGDGANDLPMLEVAGLAVGFEPKPAVEPHCDVVVTSMAEAREVLLEEGVLSERGE is encoded by the coding sequence ATGACAGTCGTCGCTTTCGACTTCGACGGGACGCTTTCGGACTCCGAGATGACCGTGTTGCTCGGCGATCGCCGCGACGTCGCCGACGAAATGGCCGAGATCACCGAGCGCTCGATGAACGACGAGATCGACTACGCCGAGAGCCTCCGCAAGCGCGCGGCGCTCCTCGAGAGCCTGCCGGAAGCCGATGCCGAGGCGGCCTTCGGTCAGGTCGAACTCCGGGCGGGCGCCGCCGACCTCATCGCCGAACTGAACGACGCCGGTATCACCACCGCGATCCTCACCGGCGGCTTCGAACGCGGCGTCGCCGCCGCGCTCGAGCGCGAGGACGTCGCCGTCGACCACATCGTCTCGAACCGACTCCCGATGCGGGACGGCGAACTCACGGGCGCCGTCGAGGGGCCGCTCATCGAGGGCACCAAGGACGACGCGCTCGAGGCCCTCGCCGACGACGTCGGCGCCGACCTCGAAGACACCGTCGCGGTCGGCGACGGCGCCAACGACCTGCCGATGCTGGAAGTCGCCGGCCTCGCGGTCGGCTTCGAGCCGAAACCGGCCGTCGAACCCCACTGCGACGTCGTCGTAACCTCGATGGCCGAGGCCCGCGAGGTCCTCCTCGAGGAAGGCGTCCTCTCGGAGCGCGGCGAGTAA
- a CDS encoding calcium-binding protein, producing the protein MSEQDTTGDSRRSFMAKGALATGALTLGTGAFGTATVGAQGDQVAVFANNYYPGGNFDVIAPLQTSTTVEILQLEGETIPEISQPDEWSGHIIRYDIGQQSGITTFLFVRGQSLSSDDSGTMGEEASVLSSDLNLLNTTLGSTGATTDTDTTEDTGDVVQEENGDVIQEENGNVTEEEPTTTGNDTTADMGGD; encoded by the coding sequence ATGAGTGAACAAGACACGACAGGCGACTCGAGGCGATCGTTCATGGCGAAGGGTGCACTCGCGACGGGTGCGCTGACGCTCGGAACGGGCGCCTTCGGGACGGCCACAGTCGGAGCACAGGGAGACCAAGTAGCGGTCTTCGCGAACAATTACTATCCCGGCGGGAACTTCGACGTCATCGCGCCGCTTCAGACGAGCACGACCGTCGAGATACTGCAGCTAGAGGGGGAGACCATTCCGGAGATCTCCCAGCCCGACGAGTGGTCCGGTCACATCATCCGATACGACATCGGCCAGCAGTCGGGGATCACGACGTTCCTGTTCGTGCGCGGCCAGAGCCTGAGCTCCGATGACAGCGGGACGATGGGTGAGGAGGCTTCGGTGCTGAGTTCCGATCTGAACCTCCTCAACACGACGCTGGGAAGCACTGGAGCTACGACCGATACCGACACGACCGAGGACACCGGGGACGTCGTCCAAGAGGAGAACGGCGACGTGATCCAAGAGGAGAACGGCAACGTCACGGAAGAGGAGCCCACCACGACCGGAAACGACACGACCGCCGATATGGGAGGTGACTGA
- a CDS encoding DMT family transporter, translated as MTTNTTLEVLALALVPAILWGFTPIFDKRGMAAGGDSVQASLVVALVDSGIYWLVIAALHGRSAFSELTLEILAVFAFAGVVGTAVGRIAIFVGVDRVGASLNSAILSTRPLFATLLALTWLSEPLGPVTGVGIVVLVAGLALLTASRGGDLSGWTPRDLLWPIAAAATFAVANVARRYGMLETPLSALEAVALNETAGLVALVAYVFAVGGRDALERPRESYRYFTGSGLLTAVAMLSLMTALGLESGRIALVDPLVATAPFFTLVFAAVLLRDIERVTKGVVAGAALIVVGAALITL; from the coding sequence ATGACGACGAACACCACTCTCGAGGTCCTCGCGCTCGCGCTCGTCCCGGCGATCCTCTGGGGGTTCACTCCGATCTTCGACAAGCGCGGCATGGCCGCCGGCGGCGACTCGGTGCAGGCGTCGCTGGTCGTCGCCCTCGTCGACTCGGGGATCTACTGGCTGGTCATCGCCGCGCTCCACGGACGGTCGGCGTTCTCGGAACTGACCCTCGAGATCCTGGCCGTCTTCGCCTTCGCGGGCGTCGTCGGCACCGCCGTCGGCCGGATCGCGATCTTCGTCGGCGTCGACAGGGTCGGGGCGAGCCTCAACAGCGCTATTCTCAGCACCCGACCGCTGTTCGCGACCCTCCTCGCGCTGACCTGGCTGAGCGAACCGCTGGGCCCGGTGACCGGCGTCGGAATCGTCGTCCTCGTGGCCGGCCTCGCCCTGTTGACCGCCTCGAGAGGCGGCGATCTGAGCGGCTGGACGCCCCGGGACCTGCTGTGGCCGATCGCCGCCGCCGCGACCTTCGCCGTCGCGAACGTCGCGCGCCGGTACGGGATGCTCGAGACGCCGCTCTCGGCGCTCGAAGCGGTGGCGCTCAACGAGACGGCCGGGCTGGTCGCGCTGGTGGCCTACGTCTTCGCCGTCGGCGGTCGCGATGCGCTCGAGCGTCCGCGGGAATCGTACCGCTACTTTACCGGCAGCGGCCTCCTGACGGCCGTCGCGATGCTGTCGCTGATGACCGCGCTCGGCCTCGAAAGCGGTCGAATCGCGCTCGTCGACCCGCTGGTGGCGACCGCGCCCTTCTTCACGCTGGTGTTCGCCGCCGTCCTCCTGCGGGACATCGAGCGAGTGACGAAGGGCGTCGTCGCGGGCGCGGCGTTGATCGTCGTCGGCGCCGCGTTGATCACGCTCTGA
- a CDS encoding universal stress protein, whose amino-acid sequence MTRRVLVPMDDSEPARAALEHALSVFPNDEVAVVHVVDELEAGYGGRPPVTTGGEADADEPDFFADVRSIAAERDRTVETAVIEGTSAEAILEHAREADVDQIVMGSEGRSGVSRMLLGSVAEAVTRQASVPVTIVP is encoded by the coding sequence ATGACCAGACGCGTACTCGTTCCGATGGACGACTCCGAGCCGGCCCGCGCGGCCCTCGAGCACGCGCTGTCGGTGTTTCCGAACGACGAGGTGGCGGTGGTTCACGTCGTCGACGAACTCGAGGCGGGGTACGGCGGCCGACCGCCGGTGACGACTGGCGGCGAGGCCGACGCGGACGAACCCGACTTCTTCGCGGACGTGCGTTCGATCGCCGCCGAGCGCGATCGAACCGTCGAGACGGCCGTCATCGAAGGGACGTCGGCCGAGGCGATCCTCGAGCACGCCCGCGAGGCGGACGTCGACCAGATCGTGATGGGCAGCGAGGGGCGGTCGGGCGTCTCCCGGATGCTGCTGGGCAGCGTCGCCGAGGCCGTCACGCGGCAGGCGTCGGTGCCGGTGACGATCGTTCCCTAG